The segment AGTTTCTCCCTTCCCCGAGTATTGGCTACGacttaattttaaataaaatagagTGAAGTAATGTAAATAAGTAAGAAGCTTAGATTAGATATGTTTGAGAACAGATAATTTGAATAGGaatgaaaacaaaagaaatgtaAGAAATTTTAATCTGAGCATTCGCTGGCATATCGATCCATCAAAAGGGAAGGTGTAATACGCGAGAGACGTTGGGAAAAGAATCAAGAGGAGAGCAATTATCTACGACTTTCCGATGCCCTCTCTTTTCATCCCACTAATTGGGTGTGCTCCCGTGACGAACCTTCAGAGCATTcgccacacaaaaaaaatggaagataatttatttgtttaattaaaaccACTTACAGGAACCTCCATCGACGAAGCGCTTCCGACTTGGGTTTCtgaaaagttaaaaaaaaagagaacacGCACAAttcgcacacacaaaaaaaagtgaGACGACGACCGAGTGGCTCAGGCAGGTCGAGCTAATTTTACTGTGAATTTTTATCTCTCTTATCTCTCCGCATTCCTCTGCGCTCAGTCTCGCATTCCTCTTTGCGGATCACCGGCGCTTATCGAGCACCGGTATGTGGGGGCTCGCCCTCAGCGGCAAAGTTAGGTGGAGAAAAAGGGAAAGGGATAGAGAGATCAAAAAGCCTAAATGAAGAGGGACAATGAAATAACCCGGGTAAAAATGCTTAGAGCATATGACTGTGTTACGTTATTTTTTTTGTCTTATTCttgctatttttttttgtttcttttggacCATGCTAGATCTCTGTGACAATTTCAACTTCGATCAGCCACTAACTGCTTGAGATATATCTCCTTGtcgttatttaatttaaaaggtttctctctccttttttttttttgaatatttaaaaacCCCGCTGCCACTTTAGAAAATGAACACCATCCAATGCTGTCGACCAGGCTTGGAATGCTGCAATGGCGTCCAATGACATCTATTTGTAGCCTCTCTTCTCGTCGAACTTCGACTTCGAACCCGCTCTCCTTTCGACGAGGAAGTCTGACCTGGCTCTGACCCACTCTCTGATCCCAAGCCCTCTTTGCCGACTGTTAAAGAGAATTTCTCTTGCCTCTCGTCAGATGGTGCCTAATTTTCGGCGGACCCCCAAAAACCCTAGGCCTCCTCACAGCAGCTACAAGCCTCACCGTACAAGACACGCCCCAAGAGTGTGCTTCAGGATCTTCCCAGTATTTCGATCAGGTCTTCGTCTGGGGCAACCCATATATGACAAACTCCGTGGAGTGGAAGTCTACCGACAAGAAAATTGCCGAAATTATCATGACCCTGTGGGCAAACTTTGCGAAAACCTCGAACCCTACCAAGTCCAACGTATACGTCAAGTGGAATGCAATGACTCCCAGCAACGATTCGGTACTGTTGATCGACGAGAACTTCAATACGGATAATTTACTCCAAAATCAGAGAATCAACTTTTGGAAATCGTTGTACCCCAAAATTCTATATTATTCAGTGGATTGCTGTAATTCCACAAGCTCAGGTAGGTTATTGATTATCCCAAAAACCATTACAATACTATCTACTATTTCTATACTTGTTAAGATATTTTAAATGAAGATTTCTTGAAAAAAAAACCCTCAATATTATAGAAACAAAACTATGGTTTCTGGGTCTAACACTCTCTGAAAGTAAGCAACTTGTATATTTTGGTTGTTTTATAGCATTTCAGAATATATTTTTCGTTTATTTCGACTgccaatacatacatatcgaTTTCGCTTGTAAAGATTCTTAACTAAAGGATGTATACCATCTGTAGTTATTATATTAATAACCACCAACGACGCTTAGTTGAATAAATATGTATGGCTTTGGAGCTTTGATCCCATACATCATCCAAAAGGAAACTAATCCGAGAAATACAATACTACTCGTGCAGTAATTTGATTAAAATAAATCCGAATATTTGTGGGTCTGCCTCCTGTAAAGTGTTCATTTAAAGACTGAAACTTCAATATCCATTTGGAGCTGGTTGGATTACTGGTCCAGTCTTATAAAAGTACACTTTTTTGGATAATTTCGTTCCGCACCGCTCCCGTTAGGCCATGGTCAACGTGCCAGCCCCGATTCCATATCCCACACCTTTTGGTCCGTAGTTCTTGCCGTAGCAGGATCGGCAGTATATGTTGCCATCGGGACCATCGTTAAGGTTAGTCGAATCCAGATACTTTCGGCAGCCCGAGCAGTAGAAGCACAGCTTGTGCCATATGCTGTTCTTGCTCTTCATCTGCTCGGCCGCAAACACGATGTATCCGCAACGGGGACATCCGTCCTCCGATTGGACACCGCAGCGGTTAAGCTGTCCCCAACTGAAACAGACACGGAAAATTATGTACAATCGGTTTCGCCGATAGCGATGAAGGGGTCCATACCTGGAGGGCGTATATTCGTAGCTCGTGGAGACTAGAGCTGGGGTGTGACCGTATCCAACGCCCTTGGGGCCGTACAGTTTCGCGTAGCACAGCTTGCAGGACCGTCGCAGGCCAGGACCGAGTCCAGGGGTCGGTGGCACTTGGCACAGCTGAAGCACTGCCTGTGCCACATCTTCCCCTTGGACAGCTGCAGCTCGGCGGCGAATACGGCTCCACCACAGCGCGGGCATCCCTCACCTTCGGGCGCCTTGAGCGATTTCGTATCGGGACACACGAAGGGTCGCTGCGATACGCCTTCACTAGGGGAAGGCCATGGAATAGGTTTGTAGTTGGACAATAATATCGTGTAGAAGTGGACTACCCATACCCACCTAACCCCATCGGTTTGAAGAAAACCATATCCACATGCAAAGCCATATCCATGCGGCCCCCACTTTTTGCCATAGCACGTTTTGCAGTAGACATCGTTGATACTTGTTGATACACCCTGAACCCCAAACAGCCCGAAAGCTGTCCGTAAGCTGTAAACAACTGAAAGTGAAAAGTACCTCGACACTAGATATCTTTATCAGGACCGTCACAGTGAAGAGTGGAGTCTAGTGTCTTGTTACACTGAACGCACTTGAAGCATCTGCGATGGTACCCCTGGAATCGTAATGAAAGCGCTTTGAAATCATTCCACGCAACCGAAATACTCGGAGAAGGCATTCATAAAGAATTGATTTTAATaatcatatatgtatgtctaAGTGTCTGTTTCCCAAGAACACACCATACCCTAAGGCTTACCTTCCCTCTGGCAAGCATTTGCTCCGCTGCATAAACATATATGCCACACCTGGGACAGCCCTCACCATCGGGCGCTTTTGGCGGAATTTTCGGTGGAACAAAGCTATAATGATTCAGTGAGGTGAGTGATTCAGATGCCTTCCTCAATTAAGCGAGTACGAGTACCACTACAAGCACACTACAATACATAATTGTACATTCAACAGGGGATGATTCTCATTATATGGCACCGCTGAtacaaacaaaaacgagggggaacgttgtgagttgcttcgtacaccgcaactctacagttatacccgatactaagtcagtatggctctcctgcggcagacgccgctaatattgaaccacacgacaaagagtgcgtgcgagagagacagaaaatcagtctgagcgtgacgtcgggcgctgcgtggccactgcaaattgatttcttgcttttggctacaaaaatgatccgatctgatccagattcagcaatctgatagatatagtcattatctatatttctgcgtttttagttttctcgaatgtgcaatattgtggatgcaacagattttcgttctttgtggggcggaagggggtggggcgaaattctgagatatacgttttatagtgagatctaacaggagtgcggataccaaattttgttactctagccttaatagtctctgagatttgtggatgccccagattttcgtcctttgcgggggcggaagggggtgtggcgaaatttgggcacgaaacggtcaaggtcagatatcacaggagtgtggataccaaatttggttgctctggctcttataggttctgagatccttgaactcatattttgcaattggcaaagccgaccatgaaacctgtgtgttagagagagacagagcgagaaagaatgtaattgttttcttgattctggctataataattatacgatctggttgagattttacactctagaacatatagtcatcttcgttttatcgtatctttaaaaatgtggatgccacagattttcgtcctttgtgggggcggaaatgggcggggcaaagttttgatatatttttgtagcagtgacatttcacagatgtctggatccaaaacatcgttgctctagctcttatagtctttgagcaataggcgctgaaggggacggacggacggacggacggacggacggacggacagacggacagacagacagggctcaatcgactcggctattgatgctgatcaagaatatatatactttatggggtcggaaacgattccttctggactttacacacatccacttttaccacaaatctaatataccccaatactcattttgagtatcgggtataaaaaacatcAACGAAGACAGACCTTAGCAACAGATTTGGGGACCACCGCAAGGTCATTGGGAGAAACAATATTTACCAAAGAACAAAAGACAAATTTTGAATTCTGTTAGTTTTTCCCGTTACATTTTTACATTTTATTATTGAATTGAGTTATTTTTACCATAAAATACATTGTGTATATTTGGACAAATAACAAAAGGTATACATAAAAGCTGTTCTGATCGTGAGTACCATCCCATACCTAACGCTCAGAAATGTATGGGCACAAAGGTGATAAGTTCAAAGACGAGGTGTAACCATGGGGGAATGCAGTAGAACAAATAAAACAACATGTAAAACATACAGGTTCTAATAGCAAGCAACACTACACATTTAATTCAAGGAATTTGACACTTTTCATACAAAACATATTTTATTTTAGTCCTTACTCTCTGTTGAAGTGAGAGCCAGTGTCCATGGACAGGCAACCGGCACCACCACCGAAACCGTAACCCTTGGGTCCGTACTTGCGTCCGTGGCAGTTTTTGCAGAACAGTTCCTTTTCATGCTCGGTGCAGTTTGTGGAGTCCAGAGCCTTGTTACACATGCCTTTTGTGATTAAACGGAACGGAAAGCAAAACGTTATGCCATGTTGCTCCAGGCAAAGATCGATTCCATCGAGGCCATAGTTCTGGTTTATGGATTCTCCCAATACTTACTGCACTTGAAGCATGTTTTATGGAATTTGTAGCCACCAGCAACGCGCTCCTCAGCGGCATAGACCGACTTTCCGCATGCTGGGCACTTGGGAGTTTCCACGGGAACAAAAGGCATTTtgatgtgtgtgtttgtgtatgtCTGCGGGGGGAGAGGGAAGGCAAAGACGGACAAAAACTTCGGAGGTACTCTGTGAAGTAGTTCCTATTCGTCGGAAATGCCGCGGACTAGACTGGAAAGATTCTGTACACAGGTAGTCTATATTTGTGGATGCACACGGCACAACTAAGAAAATACAGTTTGCGTAATAAAAACAGCACTTTCTGAATATATCATTATTTATCATGCAATACATGTTCAtggtatgtatgtacatatttatgtgTACATCGCATCGCTTTCGGCTAAtgctactgctactgctacACCCATCCCACTCAGGGCGGTAGCAACATAGTAACTTTCAGCTCCCAGACAATGGACACACGTACACTCTGCTATTTCGAAACAATGGAATTTCGCATTCTGTATGTCCGTGCAAGTAGTTCCATATATTGATCCATAAGATTCTAAATATATTTTCGCATATAACtatttatgtatattaatTGCATATGCAAATTGTATCTGAAAGTGTGGTGTGTGTCCGTACGTGTATCAAAGTAATTCTGCACAACGGTCAATTTCTTAGCTGTCTGCACGCACACTAACCTATACTATAGCGACTATagaatatatatgtacgtacatctatatgtatttatttacatACGGTGCACTATGGTCCGAACGACCacttttgttggccaaaatTAATAACTCCCGAACAGAACAAGATTTTTTCATTTAGTTTTTTGTATTGGATATATATAATCAATATGAAGTGGATTTAAGAAAAAAATGGGTGTGGCACCGCCCCTTTTTTTAATAAtgcatatttaaattattagTTATAGTGAAAAAAAGTATTaagcatattttatttaagaaAACGGCGTTGCACGCATAAACAAAattttgatttaaataaaaataaaatcgtttaaaggTTTCCGTAAATTATTGCTGAGATCCTTGTCTAGAAGCAAGGTTAACGCCTCGTTAGGTGAGATATGTGCCGGCTTTCCGAGTGGGTCCTGTACAGCCTTACGAACTTAGTTAGCATTCTCTGGGCATAAAGATAATAGTAGTGAAATAAAGGCTTGTGGCCAATCCACATATTTTCGTTCAAACATCTGTGAATTTTACTTGCATTTGTTCCGGTATGTTGCCAAGCGATAACAAATTTTCTTGCTGGTATCTTCAAAAGCTTTATTAATTTCATATGATATGTCGCCTTAAGATCCGTTTTCAATTAATTGATAATTTTACCCTTTTTGAAATCCTTACGGCAAACAACTCTGCATTTTCGAATTTGAGGTTATGCTCTATTAATGCAAATTCCAAGAATTGTGGTGAAAAGTGGCATTTCTTACTATACACATTTCAAAAAGAATTTATTAATCTACGAGACACAAAAGGTTTCAGGGTGGGACTAGGTAGGACTCACTTTGTACACCTTTTCAAAAATTAGTTTTCATTGCAAGTTGGCACATGTTGAAGGCCTCACTTTAACCTTCAATTACGAAGACATCACAACTACCAGAGACAGTTAAAAAAAACTCAAAACACGTAGTAAGAACCCGACAGATTAAGATTCATCAAAAAAATTTAATCACTTCTTgccgtttttcattttttgaGAGATCTAAAATGGTTATTAATTTGGCACTTTTTCCCTTTACGTGCTTTACTATAAAAACAGTTGGGTTGCACAGCTGATTTTGCGAATGTGGCGCCATCTATGGAAAATTCTGGTACGCAGCTTTAATGGTCCATTTTTTTCTAATGCAGAGTGATCAAAACCAAGTTTTAGTTGTGACTTTTAAAAATTAGgttttggccaacaaaagtGGTCGTTCGGACCATAGTGCGGTGGTGGTGCTTAGTctataaatatgtacatgcatacataggATATGTATCAAAGTACATTCATGGCCTTATTTTAGGCGTctctaaaaatatataaataactCATAACTGCTCAACCCAGTTCCATAAGTAAATACATTACGCATACATTTGTTCATATTGAAATATTTACATGTGTTTGTTGTACATTGTatgtgcatacatacatacatatctttTTGGGGCTTTTCATTTCCTAAATTCATACGAGCATACAATGAGGAAAAGCtacaataaaaacaaaacatagATTAATCTGTTCATCTGGCTTTATAGATAGATACACACTgtacaatatacatacatacatatatgtatgtatgttttcaGATTTGAGGGAGTAGGATGTATGTATGGACATATAACGAATAAATTTagatatgtacgagtatgagAAATGCAGACCTATGCGAACGGGGTCAAAAGGCCATGTTTAAATCCGTTCGTAATAAAGTAAATACaaacatacgagtatgtgcaCATATTTTCCACTGCTCAGCGATCTACCTGTCCGATGTGATCGAtcgaatatacatatgtacatacctacatacatgtatgtacatgcatacacACACGTAAGATCATATGGAcagtgtgtgcaaataatccAGTTTGTAAATACATACGTATGTGTGTACCATCATATGTAAGTGGATCACATACAGtatgtcaagaaactctttacacactgaaaataaattaaattttttgactTTGGATAAGAAAATAATGGCCTTTGGTTCAAATTTATCAATAACTTTTCCACAGTTGTAAAGCAGCCAAGCTCTCACATTGGACTCTTTATGTTTGGGATCATTGTCTTGATAAAACTTAAATTTGGCCCTATTGTCCGTAATGAGACCAAATTTCACCGCACTgctttttaaatttgtttttaaaattttgagGTACTGTTTGGCATCCATTGTGTTctcaataaattcaatatttccCCCTCCTCGGCTAGAGATGCACCCCAAATCATAACCGAAAGTTTTCCAAACTTTACAGTCGGAATGATGTTTCGGTTATCTAAAGCTGTTAACGGCTTGCGCCATACTCTGGGTGGACCATCATTGTAATATAGCATCATTTTTGTTTCGTCGCAAAATATGACGTCATCCCAATACTCTGCCGGCTTACTGATCATGTTAACAGCGAAAGTGAAGCGCTTTTCCACATTGACCGACGAAAGCAGCGGTTTTTTTCGTGCCACTCTGGAAGATTATTTATGGCGTAGAATAACCTGGCGTACTGTTTCGTGTGAAATAACCAAGTCAAGTTCTTCGTCAAGTTCCTTGGCCAGAGTCCTGACCGATATTTGCGGATTCTGATTAATTTTCCTCATGATTATGCGGTCTGCCCGTTTGTCTATCTTCCTTTTACGGCCACCTCCAGATTTGGTTTCCAGTCTCCCTTCGTTCTTCGCGCGACTTAGGACATTGTAAATTGTTTTCCTTGATACTGAAAACATGTCTACCATGTCTGCAACAGATTTGCCCAACTGGTGATTATAGTAAATCAACTGGACAACGTCAAAGCTTAGTCTTTTGCCAGGCATTTTAAAAATTTCAGAAAGTTAGTCTGTAGATCTGCACCAGTCAAATTTCGCAACCAAATCAAAGTCAATGCAAAAATAGAACATCACTGAGCAACGCCAAAAGCATAGATTACGGTAAAGTCCCGTTTTTTCTAAGAACGAGATCAAAACAGAGCTCGAAAACGAAATGGgtaaagagtttcttgacagtgtcaaaaatgagtaatcattgtttttgttgttttgtaagttacctatttatagttttgttatttttttttcactaactactttataattaatccctgaatggttatgaattaaaaaaatttgataaatttgaaccaaaggccattatttttttatccaaagtcaaaaaatttaatttattttcagtgtgtaaagagtttcttgacataCTGTATGTAGCCCCCAAGTGTTTGATTGCCATCTGAAtgttcatacatatgtatgtttttaTGGAAAATAACAATGGTTTTGTGCAGATTCGAAGCCattaaaatattaataatcttGACACCCTTCGAAATTCAGTAATTCAGCAAATGTATGCATGGATGGCGGGGGTGCCAGTGCCCAGCCCACATATACctatacgtacatatatgtacctaTACAATATAAAATCCATAAATAAGTATGTATTTATTAATTGTAAATCGCTCAATTGCGATTGGCAATGAGCCTAACAATTTATGAAGGCCAGATCTACGATCCGATCTACGGGAATGACTCGTgaggcaaaacaaaaacaaacacattCTGCTCTGCTTGTGCTCGGAACTGAAAAAGTATTGAATATACCACGCATCTGAAAGCGTTTACAATTTGATTCCGCCCCAAAACGGTGCCTAGAACGAGGTGTGCTCATTAACTATTAGGATCTTATGTCGACAGCCGAGTACCCTCTTATTATGATAATGCCCCCACAACTCCCAATTAAACCACCTATGCTATCAATTTGAGCAATATTCATGAAACTCAGGCGGGCGTTGACCTGTTAGCAGTTTTTTGACCAGCCTAGGCCTCACCTTCAAAAAAGTCTTCGAGTGGAGTCGCTTTCTGTACGGGATTGCTGTGAGAAAAAGTGAGAAACAAAGAAATCAATGAATGTCACAGCTCGGCTTGGCTCGCATCTAGGTAACAGACTACTCGTCTTAAGATGAGATAAACATTGGTTTGCTGGGTTACCAGTATATCAAATATAATTTAATCAGTTTATATACTCGTACGAATAGCTATTTACATTTGACTTCATCTTTTATTTAAACCATGCAATAATTAATCGTAATTTATACATAttacaaataataaaaaaattatgTATGTACGaattatgtatatgtatgtaaattacAGTCACTGTAGAAGTATTTTCATTATCATTAAAATTATTATCATTCCGCCTTCAAACGATTCGCAAATTCAACCTGATGAATTTCCCTCCACTCTTTTTTTGGTTTCATCCTCTTCAATTGTCCGTCCCAGACAAGATCAATTAGGCCTCCCTACTTTGCAATCACACCCTTCACACGGTTCGCGAAATCAATCGCAGACTCTCCATCCTGTCTGTACATCGGCGGGAGGTACCAGACATCGCATACGATTGCCCATGATGTCATCATCATGTAAAGATACTGCATCATCGAATACTTTGCGCTGTTCCAGAAAGCATCGCCAAATCGCGGATCGTACCTTAAAGAAACAAAGAGCAAGAGATTATCATAATTGTATTCTTCCAACAGATCTGCTACTGTACGCACTTTATGGCCACCGGATATATGACACCGCCGACTTCAAAGCTTCCCTTTTTAAATTGCATTACGGATGTGTTGTTGATGCATGTTCCCTCCGGGAATATAAGAATTGGTGGATTGTTTGGGTCCGAAACATGCTGCTTTAGCCTCTCGGcgaccaagtgacggtccttTGCCTCGCCTCTCTCAAACCAAATGTGGGGCGACGGTCTGGCCAGTGCCCTTTGGAGGACGCCAAGAAAGCCGCCATGACGTTGGCCAATCTGAAATATATTTGGAGAAACTGTTTAATGAGCCTGCAAATGGAGAGACACTTTCACCAAGCAGACAACATACAAAATTCCAAAAACCAAACATTAAAACAATAATCAAGCATCATCAACCAATAAAGTATTAGTAAATTAGTACCTACATGTGTGCGAGGCGAGGAATGTCAACATTAATTaggaatatacatataaccTTAATTTTAATGGTATGAATGCCCGAGAATTGGGATAAACCATTATAAAAGCTGACTCGTATAGTACTAAACCTAAGAAtaagaaaaaagaaaagtctAAAGAGCTCTCACA is part of the Drosophila miranda strain MSH22 chromosome Y unlocalized genomic scaffold, D.miranda_PacBio2.1 Contig_Y1_pilon, whole genome shotgun sequence genome and harbors:
- the LOC117191888 gene encoding muscle LIM protein 1-like encodes the protein MPFVPVETPKCPACGKSVYAAEERVAGGYKFHKTCFKCSMCNKALDSTNCTEHEKELFCKNCHGRKYGPKGYGFGGGAGCLSMDTGSHFNRE